A region of the Cucurbita pepo subsp. pepo cultivar mu-cu-16 chromosome LG14, ASM280686v2, whole genome shotgun sequence genome:
AAAGAATTGAATAGAAAAGACAAGGACTGAGATCTGTGTGGCTAATTGACAGGGGGGTTTCGTTGACgactttctctctcatgttATGTGCTGCTGCTGCGCCCTTGTCCAAGAATGGCGAGAAGTCGAGATACGCGGGGTTTACGGTATGGCGAAAGACATTTTTCTCATTATATTCTTTATGGATGAAGAAACTTTCTGTTAATCTTGGAGTTTTTAGTGTTTGATATAAGAAGGAAAACATGCAGGACCTGAAAAGACTAGAACAAGCCCTCCACCCTCCCAATACATGGAATCCTAAAGTACAGTCAAGACGCATATTCAACGGTTCGTTCGTAGTCTCCTAATAGTTTCGATTCGTGATAGAGTTATGTAATGGATACAGGTAACTCTAGTTGGCATGTAACTGGAAGAGCATACATTGGCATGTTTTTATGTTATTACTCATTACACACCCCCTTACCTATTGTATAGATTTGTTCTTAAATCTTTTACAGTGTTTCTAGTTGATTGTGCTGAGTTCAGCAGTAGATTTTGACCAAAGTTCACAATTGCATATCAATGGGGCCTGCTAGTTCCCTTCAGCTTAGTGTTTTGGTCATTTCTCCTTCTCATGACCATGCTATTATTGATCATATTCTTTCTTCATTATCTTTTCAAGTTTCTTATTGCGTGTGTGTTTTGACTTCTCTCTTTTCTCGGATTGATTTAAAGATGAGGATTCAAACCTCTGATCTTTTGATCGATAACATATGTTTTAGTCCGTTAAATTATGCTTGACTtgcaaatttaaaactaagtCAATCTCGAGACCCGTTTCTCATCTATTGTAAAGAGGGTCGGCGGGGTAGTACGTTCTTTTTTGGGATTTATGTGTAGGCAAGGGTAAATTCGAACTCAGATAGGATAGAATTGGGGCGGACTGTGACCAAGAAGCGCTTTGATGtgctaaattttatttaaacaattatGAAATAAGAGTTTGTAAaatgatatgtgaattgtaaaagaaaagtataatagtttaatttttataaaatttaaaatatataactttttatttagttattaaattttagtacATAGGAATAATAATAAGCGTGATGGGCTGatttaagttaaatatttgtgagttttctattttgtatttaataaatatccaactttctaaaatattttttaaaataggtaaattaaatagatataaatttaaatgtagaGGAGTTAAGAAccttataattaaaaataaaaaaagaaagtgaattAAAATAACCGCCGGGCAGCGGCTGGCCCTGTGGCAAGAATCTATATAAACCGGTTCTTGGAGACCCAAAGTTCtccaacttttcttcttcgtcctcttcttcacaaaaatcaCCATCAATTTTTCTGctaatccaaatccaaatccatgTCCTCCTCCAAGAAGATTACTCTCAAGAGCTCCGATGGCGAGTCTTTTGAAATCGACGAGGTCGTTGCTCTCGAGTCTCAGACCATCCGCCACATGATCGAGGACGATTGCGCCGATAACGGCATCCCTCTTCCCAACGTCACTAGCAAAATCCTCGCCAAGGTCATCGAGTACTCTCACAAGCACGTCGATGCTTCCTCCGCCGATCCCCGCGTGTCTGAAGAGGATCTCAAGGCCTGGGACCGCGACTTCGTTAATGTCGACCAAGCCACTCTTTTCGATCTCATTCTGGTAACCTTTTCTTCCTGCTTTAGATCGATCGACTCGATTGTCTAGGGTTTACCTGGTTCCTAtggttttttttctcaagaatTTGACTCGGCAAACAATCGTTTTGATCTTCTTTGTCGCTGATTACTGTTCTTCTTTATCTGTTATATCTGTATCGACGTTTGTAATTGTGCTAGGGCTTGGTATTGTTTGATGTTTTGGAAATGGAAAGTTCGTTCAAAGGAAAAGTTCTACTGGAAATTGTTTAGTATTGTTGatcaattggtatggtgccTAAGTAATGGATTAAGATTCAATAGGACGAGCAAGGTCTTTTCACTTTGATGATTGAAGACGGTGATGCAAAATGCTTTCGGCATCATTATCCTTTGTCCTTCATGTTGAGATTGGGGTTAATGGACATCTGTATTTGGCGTCATATTGAAATGATTGTTGCTCAGGTTAATCTTCGTGGTTCTATATTTAAGCCGTGTTCTTGTTGCAGAGAATTCCAAGCTGCCTGGGGATTCATTCTTGACTATTATTATTCTTGATAATTTCTTGATTTGGCGCCATATAAAATTCTCTCCTATATTCTACTCTGCAGGCTGCAAATTATCTGAACATCAAGAGCTTGTTAGACCTGACATGCCAGACCGTAGCTGACATGATCAAGGGAAAGACCCCAGAGGAGATCCGAAAGACCTTTAACATCAAGAACGATTTCACACctgaggaagaggaggaagttCGCAGGGAGAATCAGTGGGCTTTTGAATGATTTGAAGTCTCATAAGAGTGCTCAAGGATCTTGATCAATAAGGTCTGTACATGGTAGTAGTATTCGATCTCTGTTGTATTCACATAGTTTGTGAAAATGGTACTGTATGAACCTAATCATAATTGTATCATGATCATGTTTGTGTGAGGAATGCATTGACTACCTAATTGTCTCATACCATCATtatgttaaattttgataGTAGCCTATGCTCAAGATATCTTGTCTCCCCATAATTGAAGCCTTGTGAGGGAAGGGAGGAAGCTATGTTGCCTAGACTCTCTTCTCAATTCTCACTACTCgactttgtttttgtgtttcttgtTGCTTGACACTCTGTTCCACTTCCATCGAACTTATGTGCTCTGTGTTTGTTGTTGGACTTCTCTACTTGTGCACTCAGTTGTCCTTAGACTTATTAGTTCGGTTCAACATTTGTCAGCTTTGGTAATTGGTTCTGCCTTTGCCTTTGGTTCTTGATTTTAGaataactcgaaaatagagggtgcgttgggttggattgtaaaaattttcaagttgggttgagttaccaatccaaccaatccgaatttttgggttggtccaaaaaaaatctctcaccCCAACCTAACATGAATCATGTATACCCCTAATTTGTCTGGTCAAATCAATTTTTGACCAATTGCAGCGGAATGCTATAACAACCACAACAATAGAGATGTTACTCAAGTTGGAATTCAACAATAGAGATGTTACTCAAGTTGGAATTCAACAATAGAGATGTTACTCAAGTtgggtttgaaaatttgttgaattgaTTCCTCGTGTCTTTAACACAAAGTTAAGCATACTTGTTTGAGAATCCGGACTATTTGTGGAATGTATGTCTACACCAATGATTTCTACACATAAATTATTTGCATGAATTGTGCTTAAGATTAAGTAACATACAAGCTTGGACACAAATGATTGAATGATCCAAGTGTGAATTCAAGTACAACGGTTGAAGCTCACTTTtagtagcagatattgtccttataaaaaatgtgtgctagggagaagttacTGCACCTTtaaaagaaatgctttgttgatctcacaattttcttttgttcttctctcccatTAATGTGAGATCCACAATCTATCCCCTTCGAGGAACGTCATCGTAGGCACttattcccttctccaatcgtaGGATCTCCCAATCCTCTCTTTTGGGtcccagtgtccttgttggcatacCTCTTTgtgtccaccctctttggggctcGGCCTCGGTGTATCCCTCATGTCTTGCtttgatgccatttgtaaccaCCCAAGTCCTTCTGGATTTCCCctcgaagtttttaaaacgcatttgcttaggagatgtttccacaccgtcataaagaatgattcattttcttttccatccGATGTGGAATATGATGGTAACAATCTTAAagttaaaagttcacaaaacTAACAACAAAACTCTGGTATCCAAGTCTTAAAGTGCATgaacaaagagagaaaaaaaaaaaaagaagttttgaAGAATGGAGGccttctttcccttttatgGCTGCAAATCTCGCTTCTTCTCAAATAGTAAGGCTAAGGCAATCAAAGCAGTTTGGTGGTCAAGTTTCCTTCAAGTTTGGGTAATCAAAGAAAGTAGTGCAGATTGGTGGTTGATGCCAATGTTAAAGCTTACACTAAATGGACCTTAAAACCAACCAATAACACATAACCTTTACTATTAGAAAGCTCAAAAGTAACTCTCCTGTTTAGGTGGCAACCACTTTGTGTATGACCCTTTAcaatcctcctcctcctcctcctccttcttcttcaccaaTCCAACCACTCCTAACCCACGCAACATGTATGAAACACACTTAAAAACACCCAGCTGATGCATTCCAATTCTCTTCATTCATGACACATGGTTCTCAACaagctcttcttcttcttctacaacAACCTCATCGGCTTCCGAACCAGCCCGACACTCAAGCAAGCAACCCCGCTTCCTTGTAGTGCCGATTCGAGCCTTCGACCTACGACACCTGATGATTGTGTTGCAGCTCTTTCGAGCCTTGAGAAGGCGTTGGAAGGCGAGACATGTTGCATATGCTTGTCGAGTATGGGGAACAAGGACAAAGACGAGAGAATTGGCACGAGTGTTCTTCCTTGCTCGCACGAGTTTCATAAGATATGTCTCGATCGATGGTTCGAAGAGTGTCGGAGAACTTGTCCGATATGTCGATATTCAATGGAAGGAGGAGGGAATCATGAAGATGGGAGTAATCAAATGCTGACGGATGAGATGGTGATAtggttttcttctttccaCACCTCTGGTTTTTGAGCTTCCC
Encoded here:
- the LOC111810924 gene encoding SKP1-like protein 1A; translation: MSSSKKITLKSSDGESFEIDEVVALESQTIRHMIEDDCADNGIPLPNVTSKILAKVIEYSHKHVDASSADPRVSEEDLKAWDRDFVNVDQATLFDLILAANYLNIKSLLDLTCQTVADMIKGKTPEEIRKTFNIKNDFTPEEEEEVRRENQWAFE